Proteins co-encoded in one Arachis hypogaea cultivar Tifrunner chromosome 11, arahy.Tifrunner.gnm2.J5K5, whole genome shotgun sequence genomic window:
- the LOC112723259 gene encoding uncharacterized protein has product MSAPAAPVAIGTRGTIESLVKKEIEYFTKFDLDKRGTSHKPHQPHLVDMVSTTFRTSFWVLLMIGKKRKRRSTNGFLPRMCSVSQVAESNIPMNRIPGYNYRILKNDIDNLQL; this is encoded by the coding sequence ATGTCTGCTCCTGCAGCTCCAGTTGCTATAGGCACAAGAGGCACTATTGAATCTCTTGTAAAGAAGGAAATTGAGTACTTCACAAAGTTTGATTTAGATAAACGAGGGACTTCACATAAGCCTCATCAGCCACACCTCGTGGACATGGTTTCCACCACGTTCAGGACTAGTTTCTGGGTGTTGCTAATGATAGGGAAGAAGAGGAAGCGAAGAAGCACAAATGGGTTCCTCCCAAGAATGTGTTCTGTTTCACAAGTGGCAGAAAGCAATATTCCAATGAACAGAATTCCTGGTTACAACTACAGGATCCTCAAGAACGATATCGATAACTTGCAACTCTGA
- the LOC112723257 gene encoding cardiolipin synthase (CMP-forming): MVLFRSLKLILNNNETKNKARTFVTSTTAIPLWPSYAPLRNSYSNNTTNNHPLFSTSPLRFVSPFRFQRRPCPLFLSWPPWKLSQSATPLYLRANAVVFPKVQNPLDLLRRRRTNPLPPLHLLDRVDQNPDRSSSTNSLFDSFVNTPNFISFSRLISGPFLGWMIMNEMYTSAMVGLAISGASDWLDGYVARKMKIDSVVGSYLDPLADKVLIACVALAMVHQDLLHPALVGIVVFRDVFLVGGAVYLRASSLGWKWKSWSDFVNLDGTSRQKIEPLFISKVNTVLQLALVAAALLQPEFGTLETQSYINYLSYLVASTTIASSASYGAQYLRSSVIVSKSV; encoded by the exons ATGGTTCTCTTCAGATCCCTAAAATTAATTCTCAATAACAACGAAACCAAGAACAAAGCTCGAACCTTTGTGACCTCAACAACCGCAATCCCATTGTGGCCATCGTACGCTCCTCTCCGCAACAGTTACAGCAACAACACCACCAACAACCACCCACTCTTCAGCACTTCGCCGCTCAGGTTTGTCTCTCCGTTTCGGTTTCAGCGGCGGCCTTGCCCTCTCTTCCTGAGCTGGCCGCCATGGAAGCTCTCACAGTCCGCCACACCTCTTTACCTCCGCGCAAACGCTGTCGTTTTTCCCAAAGTCCAGAACCCCTTGGATTTGCTTCGCCGCCGCCGGACCAATCCCTTGCCGCCGCTCCATTTGCTCGATCGGGTTGACCAGAATCCGGACCGGTCCTCCTCCACTAACAGCCTATTCGATAGCTTCGTCAATACTCCCAATTTCATCTCCTTCTCTCGATTAATTTCGGGTCCTTTTCTTGGATG GATGATCATGAATGAGATGTATACTTCAGCAATGGTCGGGTTGGCAATATCTGGTGCCAGTGATTGG CTGGATGGATACGTGGCTAGGAAGATGAAGATTGATTCTGTAGTAGGTTCCTACCTTGATCCCCTTGCTGACAAG GTTCTTATTGCTTGTGTCGCTCTTGCAATGGTGCATCAAGATTTACTGCATC CTGCACTTGTTGGTATTGTTGTGTTCCGAGATGTCTTCCTTGTTGGTGGTGCAGTATATTTGAGAGCAAGTAGTTTGGGTTGGAAG TGGAAAAGCTGGTCTGATTTCGTTAACCTTGATGGGACATCCCGCCAAAAGATTGAACCACTCTTTATAAGCAAG GTGAATACAGTGCTCCAATTAGCATTAGTTGCTGCAGCCCTTCTGCAACCAGAGTTTGGAACACTAGAAACTCAATCATACATTAATTATTTGAG CTATTTAGTggcttcaacaacaattgcaTCTTCGGCATCTTATGGAGCACAGTATCTTAGGAGTTCCGTGATAGTTTCAAAGTCGGTCTAG
- the LOC112723258 gene encoding tobamovirus multiplication protein 1-like isoform X2 has translation MKPTLFFYILCAAYALVSSLALIQLVRIELRVPQYGWTTQKIFHLMNFIVNGVRALVFGLHKLVFLLRPKVLVLVLLDLPGLLFFSTYTLLVLFWAEIYHQARSLPTDKLKIVYISINGALYFIQICIWIYLWIDDNTVVIFIGKIFIAVVSFMAALGFLLYGGRLFIMLKHFPIESRGRRKKLHEVGSVTAICFTCFLIRCVMGFLSAFDSDASLDVFYHPLLDLIYYLVVEVLPSALVLYILRKLSPRRISAQYHPIQ, from the exons ATGAAACC GACGCTGTTTTTCTACATACTCTGCGCTGCTTATGCTCTCGTCTCCTCCCTCGCCCTC ATTCAATTGGTAAGAATTGAACTCAGAGTTCCTCAATATGGCTGGACTACCCAAAAGATTTTCCATCTTATGAACTTCATTGTCAACGGAG TTCGCGCACTCGTCTTTGGATTACACAAGCTGGTTTTTCTTTTGCGTCCCAAG GTATTGGTTTTGGTGCTGTTAGATCTGCCGGGCCTACTGTTCTTCTCTACCTAtacacttcttgttcttttctgGGCAGAAATTTATCACCAG GCAAGGAGCTTACCTACCGATAAGCTCAAGATAGTTTATATTTCAATAAATGGTGCCTTGTATTTTATTCAG ATTTGTATTTGGATATACCTTTGGATAGATGACAACACTGTTGTGATATTCATCGGAAAGATATTTATTGCAG tTGTGTCATTTATGGCTGCATTAGGCTTCTTGCTATATGGAGGAAG ATTATTTATCATGCTGAAGCATTTCCCTATCGAATCtagagggagaaggaagaaactTCATGAG GTTGGATCTGTCACAGCTATTTGTTTCACCTGTTTTCTGATAAGATGTGTTATG GGTTTTCTATCTGCATTCGATTCAGATGCATCTCTTGATGTTTTCTATCATCCTCTTTTGGACTTGATCTACTACTTG GTGGTTGAGGTGCTACCTTCAGCTTTAGTCCTCTACATACTGCGCAAATTGTCACCAAGGAGGATATCAGCTCAGTATCATCCTATTCAGTAA
- the LOC112723258 gene encoding uncharacterized protein isoform X1: MGSRPHRLTEWYPAVGMPRIVSRASASGAAYDPYAWVTSDINDSPNQMDLAELTEFRQAGYLCGGTDEEVNYEAAVPAPNERIYEINFHSPRVPDWIWFYKSMFTQVGVRIPLFDFQMALLNRISVSPSQLHPNIWASIRCFELVCEYLELPVSVDVFLFFFNLTNPSKQGKARKGFFSFRSAQGRRIFGLFEDSYHGFKDKYFKVRLVKGRHPFWLSLEGERLIPTYWSFGAGSNSFIKVTYKRLSPVDKQIADVLSAIFEKNPVNPHLLMGEREVARSYILEMSATVTGLENLMKTFFEARDDENAEEKDAGRSEGPSGEKENQAVPSPQDTGVLEKQTTGAQASPIREEVFVEGHASFTPCRTVMWSSSILPRGGGCLPARKGPSL; the protein is encoded by the exons ATGggctcccgacctcatagactgacggagtggtaccccgctgtaggtatgcctcgcattGTCTCCCGGGCTTCTGCATCTGGCGCGGCCTACGACCCGTATGCCTGGGTAACTTCCGATATAAATGACTCGCCCAACCAAATGGATCTGGCGGAGTTGACCGAGTTCCGGCAAGCCGGTTACTTGTGTGGGGGAACAGACGAGGAGGTCAACTATGAGGCCGCTGTTCCTGCCCCCAACGAGCGTATTTATGAGATCAATTTCCACTCTCCTCGTGTCCCCGATTGGATTTGGTTCTACAAATCCATGTTCACACAAGTCGGCGTTCGGATACCGCTTTTTGATTTCCAAATGGCGCTCCTCAACCGGATATCCGTCTCCCCCTCACAGCTCCATCCAAACATCTGGGCCTCAATCCGCTGTTTCGAATTGGTTTGCGAATACCTCGAGCTACCGGTGTCGGtggacgtcttcctcttcttcttcaatcttactAATCCTTCCAAACAAGGGAAAGCTAGGAAAGGGTTCTTTTCTTTCCGATCTGCCCAGGGTAGGAGAATATTCGGCCTCTTCGAGGACTCCTACCATGGATTCAAAGATAAGTACTTCAAAGTTCGCCTCGTCAAAGGTCGCCACCCCTTTTGGTTGTCGTTAGAGGGGGAGCGCCTTATCCCAACTTATTGGAGTTTTGGGGCGGGGTCGAACTCTTTCATTAAGGTGACGTATAAAAGGTTGTCGCCCGTAGATAAGCAAATAGCTGATGTACtttctgctatttttgaaaagaaccCCGTGAACCCCCATCTCCTCATGGGTGAACGGGAGGTCGCTAGGAGCTATATCC TGGAAATGTCCGCTACCGTGACCGGACTTGAGAATTTGATGAAGACTTTTTTTGAAGCGAGGGACGACGAGAATGCCGAAGAAAAGGATGCCGGGAGGTCGGAGGGTCCTTCTGGGGAGAAGGAGAATCAGGCTGTGCCTTCTCCCCAGGATACCGGCGTGTTGGAGAAACAGACTACAGGGGCCCAGGCTTCTCCTATTCGTGAGGAGGTGTTCGTTGAAGGGCATGCGTCCTTTACCCCCTGCCGGACAGTGATGTGGAGCTCATCTATACTCCCAAGAGGCGGAGGATGTCTTCCAGCCCGGAAGGGGCCCTCACTATAA